A window of Elusimicrobiota bacterium contains these coding sequences:
- a CDS encoding DNA recombination protein RmuC, giving the protein MSLPVTALVVVTVLLAVGLLWALWGRRPSPPDNGLTLLQQQLDLLRQQSAESSQSQSRALAENLSRLTSEVNRQMEAVSRQVLEGQKSVGDRLDNAARVVGEVQKNLGALGEASEKIFEVGKDIAGLQDILRAPKLRGGLGEYFLTDLLSQILPARNVTFQYAFRSRETVDAVIRLGERLVPVDAKFPLETFRKVLDAKSDEDRLAFRRKFTQDVRKHVDAIAAKYILPDEGTYDFALMYIPAENVYYECIVKDDNAGSDSALVEYALKRRVVPVSPGSFYAYLQAIAMGLRGFQIEENARRIMDDLGRLRVDFERFAEEFEVLGKHLSNAKVKHDDAGRRLDRFQEKLERVQDAPALAKDPSEPAALP; this is encoded by the coding sequence ATGTCCCTCCCCGTGACGGCGTTGGTCGTTGTGACGGTCCTCCTGGCCGTCGGGCTCCTCTGGGCCCTTTGGGGGCGCCGGCCTTCGCCGCCGGACAACGGTTTAACCCTTCTTCAACAACAGTTGGATCTCCTGCGCCAACAATCGGCGGAATCCAGCCAATCCCAGTCCCGGGCCCTCGCCGAAAACCTGTCGCGCCTGACCTCCGAGGTCAACCGGCAAATGGAAGCGGTGTCCCGGCAGGTGTTGGAAGGCCAAAAGTCCGTGGGCGACCGCCTGGACAACGCCGCGCGCGTTGTGGGCGAGGTTCAAAAGAACCTGGGGGCCCTGGGCGAAGCTTCCGAAAAGATTTTCGAGGTGGGCAAGGACATCGCCGGGTTGCAGGACATCTTGCGGGCGCCGAAACTTCGGGGCGGCCTGGGGGAGTATTTCCTAACGGACCTCCTTTCCCAAATCCTCCCCGCCCGGAACGTCACCTTTCAATACGCCTTCCGGTCCCGGGAAACCGTGGACGCCGTCATCCGCCTGGGCGAACGCCTGGTCCCGGTGGACGCCAAGTTTCCCCTGGAGACCTTCCGCAAGGTGCTTGACGCCAAGTCCGACGAGGATCGACTCGCGTTCCGCCGGAAGTTCACCCAGGACGTGCGCAAGCACGTGGACGCCATCGCCGCCAAATACATTCTGCCCGACGAAGGCACCTACGATTTCGCCCTGATGTACATCCCCGCCGAAAACGTGTATTACGAATGCATCGTGAAAGACGACAACGCCGGGTCCGACAGCGCCCTGGTGGAATACGCCCTAAAACGCCGCGTGGTTCCCGTGTCCCCGGGGAGCTTTTACGCCTACCTCCAGGCCATCGCCATGGGGTTGCGGGGGTTTCAGATCGAAGAGAACGCCCGCCGCATCATGGACGACCTGGGGCGTCTTCGGGTGGATTTTGAACGATTCGCCGAGGAATTCGAGGTGCTGGGCAAGCACTTGTCCAACGCCAAGGTGAAGCACGACGACGCGGGTCGGCGGCTCGACCGGTTTCAAGAAAAACTGGAACGGGTGCAAGACGCCCCCGCGTTGGCCAAAGACCCTTCCGAACCCGCCGCCCTCCCTTAA
- a CDS encoding deoxyribonuclease IV codes for MRLGLHVSVRNGPVTALRRAAGLGAQTLQMFARHPRRWRGPGWDDDTVSVFRRLRESLGLSPLLIHSAFVPNLSVSEEKSHRRSILHLAEELRRSEALGADAFVIHAGAASPGRKPAEGVERFRAAVREATVLAPGRVSILLENVPGGGRRLGGDFGEVAALLNALPSDRRPGLCFDTGHAWGAGWDLSTASGIERTVTALERSVGLSAIRVFHVNDSAAPRGSGLDWHNHLGKGLIGIDSLRAFFARAGRRDAAYIMETPRDAIDADEQNFKAMTRGLAGLFDGEPSDKMSPNDLLL; via the coding sequence ATGCGCCTTGGACTCCACGTGTCGGTCAGGAACGGTCCCGTGACGGCTCTCCGTCGGGCGGCGGGGCTGGGCGCCCAAACCCTGCAGATGTTCGCGCGACATCCCCGGCGGTGGCGGGGGCCCGGGTGGGACGACGACACGGTGTCCGTCTTTCGCCGCCTTCGGGAATCCCTGGGTCTTTCGCCCCTCCTCATTCATTCCGCCTTTGTTCCCAATCTTTCCGTGTCGGAGGAAAAGTCCCACCGGCGGTCCATCCTTCATTTGGCGGAGGAGCTGCGACGGTCCGAGGCCCTGGGAGCCGACGCCTTTGTGATTCACGCGGGGGCGGCCTCGCCGGGGCGGAAGCCGGCGGAAGGGGTGGAACGGTTTCGGGCCGCCGTCCGCGAAGCGACCGTTTTGGCGCCCGGCCGGGTGTCGATTTTGTTGGAGAACGTGCCCGGCGGCGGCCGCCGCCTGGGGGGGGATTTCGGGGAGGTGGCGGCGCTCTTAAACGCGCTCCCTTCCGATCGCCGTCCCGGCCTCTGCTTCGACACCGGCCACGCCTGGGGCGCGGGTTGGGATCTTTCCACCGCCTCGGGCATTGAGAGGACGGTGACCGCCCTGGAACGCTCGGTGGGCCTTTCCGCGATTCGCGTGTTCCACGTCAACGATTCGGCGGCGCCCCGGGGAAGCGGACTGGATTGGCACAACCATCTGGGAAAAGGGCTCATTGGGATCGACTCGCTTCGGGCCTTTTTTGCCCGGGCCGGGCGCCGCGACGCCGCCTACATCATGGAAACCCCCCGGGACGCCATCGACGCCGACGAGCAAAATTTCAAGGCGATGACCCGCGGGCTCGCGGGCTTGTTTGACGGCGAACCTTCCGATAAAATGTCGCCGAATGACCTCCTCCTCTAA
- a CDS encoding VanZ family protein: MTARGWWAAAAVWCGIIFALSAIPDRSQGGAPLPATMSRKMAHLIEYGFLAFLTAQALRAGNRPRRVVLGGALLFCVLYAASDEFHQSFVPGRYAKVRDVALDALGAALTLSIYHRRVLVLTSGKETRNP; the protein is encoded by the coding sequence GTGACGGCCCGGGGATGGTGGGCCGCGGCGGCGGTGTGGTGCGGGATTATTTTTGCCCTTTCGGCCATCCCGGATCGAAGCCAGGGCGGGGCGCCCCTGCCCGCCACGATGTCCCGAAAAATGGCGCATTTGATCGAATATGGTTTTTTGGCTTTTTTGACCGCCCAGGCCCTTCGGGCGGGGAATCGTCCCCGTCGGGTCGTTCTGGGGGGCGCCCTGCTTTTTTGCGTTCTCTACGCCGCTTCCGATGAATTTCACCAATCTTTCGTGCCGGGTCGGTACGCCAAAGTGCGGGACGTGGCCCTGGACGCCCTGGGGGCCGCTTTGACCCTCTCCATCTACCACCGCCGGGTTTTGGTTTTAACGAGCGGGAAGGAAACACGGAACCCATGA
- the radC gene encoding DNA repair protein RadC: protein MTSSSNSAGHRARLRERWRQTGPAGFPDYELLELLLTQAVPRRDTKPLAKELLRRFGTLKGVLDASAVELESVPRIGPGVSFFFSILRGTMERYFESEARKTDLLNSPEAVIRYCRASLEGLKNEVFDVIFVSTKNRVLGRERLSEGTIDQAAVYPRRVVSSALAANAASLIFVHNHPSGDPTPSPEDKQLTRRLEEAAQTVGIPVLDHLIVGNGAHFSFREQGLLA, encoded by the coding sequence ATGACCTCCTCCTCTAATTCCGCCGGTCATCGCGCCCGCCTGCGGGAGCGATGGCGCCAAACCGGTCCCGCTGGGTTCCCCGACTACGAACTGCTGGAGCTCTTGTTGACCCAGGCGGTGCCCCGGCGGGACACCAAGCCCTTGGCCAAAGAGCTGCTCCGCCGGTTCGGAACCCTCAAAGGGGTGCTGGACGCCTCGGCGGTGGAGCTGGAATCCGTTCCGCGCATCGGCCCCGGGGTTTCTTTTTTCTTTTCCATCCTCCGGGGAACCATGGAACGCTATTTCGAATCCGAGGCCCGAAAAACCGATCTGCTCAATTCTCCGGAGGCGGTGATCCGCTACTGCCGGGCGTCCCTGGAAGGGCTTAAGAACGAAGTCTTTGACGTGATTTTCGTTTCGACCAAAAACCGGGTTCTGGGCCGGGAACGCCTTTCGGAGGGGACCATCGACCAGGCCGCCGTCTACCCCCGGCGGGTGGTGTCCTCCGCTCTGGCGGCCAACGCGGCCTCCCTCATATTTGTTCACAACCACCCCTCCGGGGACCCCACGCCCTCGCCGGAGGACAAGCAGTTGACCCGCCGCCTGGAGGAAGCCGCCCAGACCGTCGGAATCCCCGTGTTGGATCATTTGATCGTGGGGAACGGCGCCCACTTCAGCTTCCGCGAACAAGGCCTCCTGGCGTGA
- a CDS encoding YjbQ family protein: MKSFTDYLWFTTPKRKDLLNITDEIESRVKNSGVREGFCLVSAMHITAAIWVNDEESGLKEDVMAWLEKLAPASFPGDPARGKALSPLAPAEDYKHHRTGEDNADAHLKRTLVGHQAFLPITEGKLDLGPWEQIFYMEFDGQRRKRVVVKILGL; this comes from the coding sequence ATGAAAAGCTTTACCGATTACCTCTGGTTCACGACGCCCAAACGCAAAGACCTTCTGAACATCACGGACGAGATCGAATCCCGGGTGAAGAACAGCGGCGTCCGGGAAGGCTTTTGCCTGGTTTCCGCGATGCACATCACGGCGGCCATCTGGGTGAACGACGAGGAATCGGGGCTTAAAGAAGACGTCATGGCCTGGCTGGAGAAGCTGGCCCCGGCCTCCTTCCCCGGGGATCCGGCCCGGGGAAAAGCCCTCAGCCCCCTGGCCCCGGCCGAAGATTACAAACACCACCGCACCGGCGAGGACAACGCCGACGCCCACCTGAAACGAACGCTGGTGGGGCACCAGGCCTTTTTGCCCATCACGGAGGGGAAACTGGATTTGGGGCCCTGGGAGCAGATCTTTTATATGGAATTCGACGGCCAACGCCGCAAACGGGTGGTGGTCAAGATTTTGGGCCTCTAG